The nucleotide sequence TCTATTCCTGCAACTGAATTGATCGCTTCTTCTATTTTCAAAGTTACTCCTTCTTCCATCTCCTCCGGGGAAGCTCCAGGATAAGTTACCGTAATGTTGATATTTCGGTCACTCCTAGTCGGGAAGAAAGATTTCTTCGTGTTAACGATTGAAACAACACCTCCAATTAAGGTTAGTGCAATAATTATATTTGCCAGAATGGGAAACTTGACAAAGTATTCAACGAGATTTTTAATAAAAGTCATATCTCTCTGCTTTTAGTTTGATGCTGCTGGTGATTGTCCTTGACTAGCTTCCGGATCATTGCCCAATTCTAAATCAATGTCTTTTTTTTCTCGCTTTTCCACGATCATATTATTGAATGCTCCTATTAATGGTTCAATCACCAAGTCTTCACCTTTATTTAGGCCACTTATGATAGCCTCCTCGTTGGCCAACCGAATGACATTGATTCTTTTCACTTTGAGGAGTGTATCTTGAACTACAAATACCTCATTACCATTATATATTGCATTTCTTGGCATGATCATTCCATCTTGAATAGTTCTTGCAGGAATAGCCGCTTGAAAAAATTGACCATCGTAAATTTTCTTTCCTGCTGATTCTATGGTGATAAAGACATCTACTGATTGCGTGTTTTGATTTACAAAATCACTGATCCTTGTCACTTCTCCTCGCCAATATTGATCCATTTCGTCAGAGTAGATCTTCACAGGAGAATTAACCTGTATCCAAGGAATGTCTTTCGTCTCCACTGCTACCTTGAGCTCATGTACTCCAGCTCTCATTATTTTACCAATGCTTGTTCCAGAATTTAAGAATGATCCAGATTGGATATTGACTTGCATAATGCTACCAGCAAATGGTGCATAGTATCTGTGCTTATCTAACCTTGCTTCAGTACTTTTAATTGTATAGTAACTACTGTAGATACCCTTTGTCGCTAGAAAAATTTTCTCCTTTTCAGAACCTGCCTCAGGAAGTGGTGCAAACTTCTTATCAATATCTAATGCACTGAAATACGTATTCCATGCATCAAAATTATCATTGAAGTCTACCTTCAAATCAGGCAAAATACCAGCTAAATCTCTTAAAAAGTTACTTTTTGCAGATTTAAGATTTAGAGAAGGTTCTAAGTCATCAACATAGAACAAAAGATCGCCTCTTTTAAATCTCTGTCCTTCCTTAAGCCTTACGTTCCCTTGATACATTCTACCGGAAACCTCAGAAAGTAGATCCAACGTCTCAGCCGTTTGTACTCTACCATAAGAAACCACATCTGTTTGTAACGTCTGGTAGTTCACTTTTTTGGTTTCCACTGTTTTTTTAATAGCCACAGTAGTCTTATCCTTGGGATCTTCCTTTTGACCAGCAAATACTCCTGCCAGAACAAATGCCAGAACGAGGATTCCGACAGATGAAAGAATGATGATTAGTTTTCTCTTCATAATAAGTTAGTAGTGTCAAGTACTTAAAGGTGAAATCATCCTTTTAGTTACACGATTTTTTACATATGTGATAAGTGGGCATATCAGTATTTGAACTGTT is from Marinobacter alexandrii and encodes:
- a CDS encoding efflux RND transporter periplasmic adaptor subunit, whose amino-acid sequence is MKRKLIIILSSVGILVLAFVLAGVFAGQKEDPKDKTTVAIKKTVETKKVNYQTLQTDVVSYGRVQTAETLDLLSEVSGRMYQGNVRLKEGQRFKRGDLLFYVDDLEPSLNLKSAKSNFLRDLAGILPDLKVDFNDNFDAWNTYFSALDIDKKFAPLPEAGSEKEKIFLATKGIYSSYYTIKSTEARLDKHRYYAPFAGSIMQVNIQSGSFLNSGTSIGKIMRAGVHELKVAVETKDIPWIQVNSPVKIYSDEMDQYWRGEVTRISDFVNQNTQSVDVFITIESAGKKIYDGQFFQAAIPARTIQDGMIMPRNAIYNGNEVFVVQDTLLKVKRINVIRLANEEAIISGLNKGEDLVIEPLIGAFNNMIVEKREKKDIDLELGNDPEASQGQSPAASN